The following proteins are encoded in a genomic region of Sulfurimonas sp. HSL3-7:
- a CDS encoding aromatic amino acid ammonia-lyase, whose translation MSTKINAQHVNYEDLCHAERVEVSNDEAFRKKIADSHQFLLDEISTGKPIYGVTTGYGEAGTNYSAFEQAKELQKNLFRFHGCGVGEMLSHDECKRILLIRLTSLSKGYSGITANLLERMAYFFNNDIIPVIPAQGSVGASGDLTPLSYIAAAIVGEREVYYKGEIRSSADVYKELDIEPYELEPKEALAIMNGTAAMSGIAIIAMQKFENWMHAYESFIAGLFEMMHADGTPLQPLVHEVKPFEGQIRCAAQLAKKLEGSEIVQAQDERYEKFFKEDTLCIQDKYSIRCTPQVLGIVWDNLELSKKWVETECNAVNDNPIIDGEGKKIYTSGNFYGGYVAHAMDTLKICSANAADLLDKQFSLLVDHKFNRGIGENLKISDKPHHHGFKAMQITLSSLSADVMMNIMPASVFSRPTESLNQDKVSMGTTAALNFKRTLPDLDNMLAIAFMGLAQAVDIRGHEGISPQLESIYKKIRSVIPPLVEDRRMDIEIEKVVEMITNGELS comes from the coding sequence ATGTCAACTAAAATCAATGCGCAACATGTCAATTATGAAGACCTCTGTCATGCAGAACGTGTGGAAGTCAGTAACGATGAGGCTTTTCGTAAGAAGATAGCTGATTCGCACCAGTTTTTGCTCGACGAGATCTCTACGGGTAAACCGATCTATGGTGTGACAACAGGCTATGGTGAGGCCGGGACCAACTATTCGGCGTTTGAGCAGGCGAAAGAGCTGCAGAAGAACCTCTTCCGTTTTCACGGATGCGGCGTCGGCGAGATGCTCTCGCATGATGAGTGCAAGCGTATTTTGTTGATCCGTCTGACCAGCCTTTCAAAAGGGTATTCCGGTATTACGGCAAATCTGCTTGAGCGTATGGCCTATTTTTTCAACAATGATATCATCCCGGTCATCCCTGCACAGGGATCCGTCGGGGCGAGCGGCGACCTGACGCCTCTCTCTTACATCGCGGCGGCGATCGTCGGCGAGCGCGAGGTCTACTACAAGGGTGAGATCCGCAGCAGTGCCGATGTCTATAAAGAGCTTGACATCGAGCCGTATGAGCTGGAGCCGAAAGAGGCGCTGGCCATCATGAACGGTACGGCGGCAATGAGCGGTATCGCCATCATTGCGATGCAGAAGTTCGAGAACTGGATGCACGCATATGAGAGCTTTATCGCCGGTCTGTTTGAAATGATGCATGCCGACGGGACACCGCTTCAGCCGCTTGTGCATGAAGTGAAACCGTTTGAGGGGCAGATCCGCTGTGCAGCACAACTGGCGAAAAAACTTGAAGGCTCCGAGATCGTCCAGGCGCAGGATGAGCGTTATGAGAAGTTTTTTAAAGAGGATACCCTCTGTATCCAGGATAAGTACTCTATCCGCTGTACACCGCAGGTCCTGGGTATTGTCTGGGACAACCTCGAGCTTTCTAAAAAATGGGTCGAGACGGAGTGCAACGCGGTCAACGACAACCCGATCATCGACGGTGAAGGTAAAAAGATCTACACCTCCGGTAACTTCTACGGCGGTTACGTTGCCCATGCGATGGACACGCTGAAGATCTGTTCCGCCAATGCGGCCGATCTGCTTGACAAGCAGTTCTCGCTGCTTGTCGACCACAAATTCAACCGCGGTATCGGCGAGAATCTCAAGATCTCCGACAAACCGCACCACCACGGTTTCAAAGCGATGCAGATCACGCTCAGCTCTCTCAGCGCCGATGTGATGATGAACATCATGCCGGCATCCGTCTTCTCCCGCCCGACGGAGTCGCTCAACCAGGATAAGGTGAGCATGGGGACCACTGCGGCGCTCAATTTCAAGCGCACGCTTCCAGATCTTGACAACATGCTTGCCATCGCCTTTATGGGGCTTGCTCAGGCGGTTGATATCCGCGGTCATGAAGGTATCTCGCCGCAACTGGAGAGTATCTATAAAAAGATCCGTTCGGTCATTCCGCCGTTGGTGGAAGACCGCCGCATGGATATTGAGATCGAAAAAGTGGTTGAGATGATCACTAACGGAGAACTTTCGTAA
- a CDS encoding SDR family NAD(P)-dependent oxidoreductase, translated as MRKVLVTGATGAIGEACVRAFADAGYFVYIHYRSQESKAQAILDDIKNGEIVYCDVRDGESVKNAFGGLDLDVLVNNSGITKDNLFFWMKDEEWEDVIDTNLNGMYRVTKAVVEKMIAKKNCAIVNVSSVSGIAGNPGQTNYSATKGGIIAFTKALALELGRYKIRVNCVAPGLIESEMTEELPLKELKKGIPLRRIGKPEDVSEVVLFLADKASYITAETINISGGMVR; from the coding sequence ATGCGCAAAGTCCTTGTAACGGGAGCAACCGGTGCTATCGGCGAAGCGTGTGTCCGCGCCTTTGCGGATGCCGGCTACTTTGTCTATATACATTACCGTTCACAAGAGTCAAAAGCACAGGCTATTCTGGACGATATCAAAAACGGCGAGATCGTCTACTGTGACGTGCGTGACGGCGAGAGCGTCAAAAACGCTTTTGGCGGACTGGACCTTGATGTCCTGGTCAACAACTCCGGCATTACCAAAGACAACCTCTTCTTCTGGATGAAAGATGAAGAGTGGGAAGATGTGATCGACACTAATCTTAACGGCATGTACCGTGTGACCAAAGCGGTGGTTGAGAAGATGATCGCCAAGAAAAACTGCGCGATCGTCAACGTCTCTTCTGTCTCGGGAATCGCCGGCAATCCGGGTCAGACCAACTACTCGGCGACGAAAGGGGGCATCATCGCTTTTACCAAGGCCTTAGCCCTGGAGCTTGGCCGCTACAAGATCCGCGTCAACTGCGTTGCACCGGGTCTGATAGAGTCGGAGATGACCGAGGAGCTGCCGCTCAAAGAGCTCAAAAAAGGGATCCCTCTACGACGTATCGGAAAGCCTGAAGATGTTTCGGAAGTGGTACTTTTTCTGGCGGACAAGGCATCTTATATCACCGCTGAAACAATCAATATCAGCGGTGGAATGGTGAGATAG